In Primulina eburnea isolate SZY01 chromosome 3, ASM2296580v1, whole genome shotgun sequence, one DNA window encodes the following:
- the LOC140827684 gene encoding uncharacterized protein, whose protein sequence is MATLVPGVLLKLLQHMNTDVKIAGEHRSSLLQVVSIVPALAGGELFPNQGFYLKVSDSSHATYVSLPDKHDDLILSDKIQLGQFIHVERLESASPVPILIGVRPVPGRHPCVGTPEDIVATHSLGFLNNNAKSSLGLKGIDKTKSPSKILGDVKSSATRLNNSLKDDKSDNTKPKLTRSKSQSKVILTLDVKRESIGKSKSSNSRSIPSSPTSCYSLPTSFEKFANAVKQQSKIRGLERLEKATVKAGVKEKVSPAGGITSSAKKVGSVGLIKNVVQGIELGPKALRKSWEGNMDVRSRESPRLKVKKLDLKSDGRNTSAPRKSTGEVLPSKDENKLSSKSSKEESTLITSVTKGFANGNPVEINRSSARASSVGKKVSGEVSKDGLPGNLVKVSFGNRKLTHASVSWTSLPSSLAKLGKEVLKHRDAAQTAAIEAIQEASVAESLLRCVSTYSELRTSAEENNPQPAVEQFLSLHASLNKSLILAESLSKTFSLDSSDSREEISSEEVWKVTSEGRNLAASWVNAALGTNLSPFTVYHRAGTSSSFAASTLSPGLKSLSGNQPVLVLEKSIKNTSSKTLTKPLPTANSKNSSIGNPRRVNDGPTVGQNVKTLPPLEWVKGDSLDEAVELSKVLQLESQDWFLSFVERFLDSDVDSSSLSDNGQIAGMLSQLKSVNDWLDEIGSGKDEDTPHVSTETTDRIRKKIYEYLLTHVESAAAALGGCTQPSPTIETKAR, encoded by the exons ATGGCAACTTTGGTCCCTGGAGTTCTGTTAAAGTTACTGCAGCATATGAATACAGATGTGAAAATTGCAGGAGAGCATAGGTCTTCTTTATTGCAAGTGGTGAGCATTGTTCCTGCACTAGCTGGCGGTGAGCTCTTCCCAAATCAAGGTTTTTACCTGAAGGTATCGGATTCTTCCCATGCCACCTACGTTTCTTTGCCTGATAAACATGACGATCTAATTCTTAGCGATAAGATTCAATTGggtcagtttatacatgttgagagACTTGAGTCTGCCTCCCCTGTACCTATTTTGATCGGGGTTAGGCCGGTACCTGGCCGACATCCTTGTGTGGGAACCCCGGAAGATATAGTTGCTACTCATTCTTTAGGATTCCTCAACAACAATGCTAAATCATCTTTGGGTTTGAAAGGTATAGATAAAACCAAATCACCTTCAAAAATTTTGGGTGATGTGAAATCTTCGGCCACAAGGTTGAATAACAGCTTGAAAGATGATAAATCAGATAACACCAAACCAAAACTGACTCGATCCAAGTCTCAGTCGAAGGTGATTTTGACTTTAGATGTGAAGAGGGAATCAATcggaaaatcaaagtcttcGAATTCAAGGTCTATACCATCGTCACCAACCAGTTGTTATTCCTTACCAACTTCTTTTGAGAAGTTTGCAAATGCAGTTAAGCAGCAATCAAAGATAAGGGGGCTGGAGAGGTTGGAAAAGGCAACTGTTAAAGCGGGGGTGAAAGAAAAGGTAAGCCCTGCTGGCGGGATTACTTCTAGCGCGAAGAAGGTGGGCAGTGTGGGTTTGATAAAGAATGTTGTTCAAGGAATTGAATTGGGGCCAAAGGCTTTGAGAAAGAGCTGGGAAGGGAATATGGATGTCAGAAGTAGGGAAAGTCCAAGATTGAAGGTCAAAAAGCTTGATTTGAAGTCAGATGGTCGAAATACTTCT GCACCAAGGAAATCAACTGGCGAAGTGTTGCCTTCTAAAGATGAGAACAAGTTATCTTCAAAATCAAGCAAAGAAGAAAGTACCTTAATTACATCTGTAACGAAAGGTTTCGCAAATGGAAATCCAGTTGAAATTAACAGGTCATCTGCACGAGCATCTTCAGTTGGAAAGAAAGTATCTGGAGAGGTTTCTAAAGACGGATTGCCAGGAAATCTGGTCAAGGTTTCTTTCGGAAACCGGAAATTAACTCATGCAAGTGTTTCATGGACGTCACTTCCTTCTTCTCTTGCAAAGCTTGGGAAG GAGGTTTTGAAGCACAGAGATGCAGCACAGACAGCTGCTATAGAAGCAATCCAAGAAGCTTCCGTAGCAGAAAGCCTGCTCCGGTGTGTAAG CACATATTCTGAGTTACGTACATCGGCAGAGGAAAATAATCCACAGCCTGCGGTGGAGCAGTTCTTGTCTCTGCATGCAAGCTTGAATAAATCTCTTATTCTTGCCGAGTCCTTGTCAAAAACTTTTTCCCTCGATTCTTCTGATAGTCGTGAAGAAATATCATCAGAAGAAGTTTGGAAGGTCACATCTGAGGGACGTAACCTAGCTGCTTCGTGGGTCAATGCTGCATTGGGCACCAATTTGTCTCCCTTCACGGTATATCATAGAGCTGGTACCTCTAGCTCATTTGCTGCCTCGACTCTTTCTCCAGGATTGAAGTCACTTTCCGGCAATCAGCCAGTTTTAGTACTCGAGAAGTCTATTAAAAACACTTCATCTAAAACCTTGACAAAACCCCTCCCTACTGCTAATTCTAAGAATTCTTCAATAGGAAATCCACGTCGTGTGAATGACGGGCCAACTGTTGGTCAGAATGTAAAAACCTTGCCTCCATTAGAGTGGGTCAAAGGAGACAGCCTCGATGAGGCTGTGGAGTTGTCTAAAGTACTGCAGCTGGAGTCACAAGACTGGTTCTTAAGTTTTGTTGAGAGATTCTTGGATTCTGATGTTGATTCCTCATCTTTATCTGACAATGGTCAAATAGCCGGCATGTTGAGTCAGCTCAAGAGTGTGAATGACTGGTTGGACGAGATTGGATCTGGCAAGGATGAGGATACGCCACACGTCTCCACAGAGACTACTGACAGAATacggaagaagatttacgagtATCTTCTCACACATGTAGAATCTGCTGCTGCCGCCCTAGGTGGTTGCACACAACCGTCTCCAACGATTGAAACAAAGGCAAGATGA
- the LOC140827685 gene encoding histone-lysine N-methyltransferase ASHH1-like: protein MTRVGIFAKKDISVGTELAYDYNFEWYGGANIRCLCGASNCSLFLGAKSHGFQEYNHVWEDGDDRYIVENIPLYDSAEDDPFPKSACSTVRLTQESQAGGRNTLSVLTRDGEVSEIKLEATISSVRMPGEAMNPVESEKKDEPELCLEDRKQIFSQTNAMISRIRSNSACRNYKIGPAPTTKKKSQLPRQKAKMSGRKFASCKPVAELFASEEFREEISKYEELKNKATSELNLLYDEIRPAIEEREKDSQDSVPTSLAEKWIHATCSKWKSEFDFHFNIVKNVICGPKMASGSELKTSGEENSQNEMKYLTS, encoded by the exons ATGACTAGGGTTGGAATATTTGCAAAGAAAGATATATCTGTCGGAACTGAACTGGCATATGACTACAACTTTGAATGGTATGGAGGTGCCAATATCCGTTGCCTTTGTGGAGCAAGTAATTGTTCTCTATTTCTTGGTGCCAAGTCCCATGGTTTCCAG GAGTACAACCATGTGTGGGAAGATGGGGATGACAG ATATATTGTGGAAAATATTCCTCTGTATGATTCTGCTGAGGACGACCCTTTTCCAAAGTCTGCTTGCTCTACAGTTCGTCTTACACAGGAGTCTCAAGCTGGTGGAAGAAATACTCTCTCTGTCTTAACGCGTGATGGTGAAGTATCTGAAATTAAATTGGAGGCAACTATTAGTTCAGTTCGCATGCCAGGTGAGGCAATGAATCCCGTGGAATCTGAGAAGAAAGATGAACCAGAATTATGCTTGGAAGATAGAAAACAAATCTTTTCACAAACCAATGCAATGATATCTCGGATCCGAAGTAACAGTGCCTGTCGAAATTATAAAATTGGACCAGCGCCTACCACTAAGAAAAAATCACAGCTTCCCAGGCAGAAAGCAAAAATGTCAGGCCGGAAATTTGCAAGTTGCAAACCTGTTGCTGAACTATTTGCATCAGAAGAATTCCGAGAGGAAATATCAAAATATGAG GAACTTAAAAATAAAGCCACCTCTGAGCTGAATTTACTATATGATGAAATTCGCCCGGCAATAGAAGAACGTGAAAAGGACAGCCAAGACAGCGTACCTACCAGCTTAGCAGAGAAGTGGATACATGCTACCTGTTCTAAGTGGAAATCAGAGTTCGACTTTCACTTTAACATCGTCAAGAATGTCATTTGCGGTCCCAAGATGGCTAGTGGCAGTGAACTAAAGACTTCAGGAGAAGAAAATAGCCAGAATGAAATGAAGTATTTGACAAGCTGA